One genomic window of Nicotiana sylvestris chromosome 10, ASM39365v2, whole genome shotgun sequence includes the following:
- the LOC104215363 gene encoding serine/threonine-protein kinase SAPK1-like isoform X2, producing MPRYLIDEHVQREIMNHRSLSHPNIIRFKEVLLTPTHLAIVMEYAAGGELFQRICKAGRFNEDEARFFFQQLISGVSYCHFMQICHRDLKLENTLLDGSAAPRVKICDFGYSKSSVFHSQPKSTVGTPAYVAPEILSKKEYDGKVADVWSCGVTLYVMLVGAYPFEDPSDPKNFRKTISRIFSVQYSIPQHVQISMECGHLLSRIFVTDPEKRITIPEIKKHPWFLKNLPVEFMEEGRHECVDVNNPSQSMEEVLAVIEEARIDLRVPKVVANSCEGSMELDELDDEDIETSGDFVCEL from the exons ATGCCCAGGTACTTG ATTGATGAACATGTACAAAGGGAAATTATGAATCATAGATCACTGAGTCATCCAAATATTATCAGATTCAAAGAG GTATTGCTGACACCTACTCATCTAGCAATAGTAATGGAGTACGCTGCAGGCGGAGAACTCTTTCAGAGGATTTGTAAAGCTGGAAGATTCAACGAAGATGAG GCCAGATTCTTCTTTCAACAATTGATATCAGGGGTTAGCTACTGCCATTTCATG CAAATCTGTCATAGAGATCTCAAATTGGAAAATACATTACTGGATGGAAGTGCTGCACCACGAGTCAAAATATGCGATTTTGGTTACTCCAAG TCATCTGTCTTTCATTCTCAACCTAAGTCCACCGTAGGGACACCAGCTTATGTTGCACCGGAGATCTTATCAAAGAAAGAATATGATGGAAAG GTGGCTGATGTTTGGTCTTGTGGAGTCACTTTATACGTAATGCTGGTTGGAGCTTATCCGTTTGAAGATCCCAGTGATCCAAAAAATTTCAGAAAGACTATTTCT AGAATATTTAGCGTCCAGTACTCAATTCCACAACATGTCCAAATCTCCATGGAGTGCGGGCATCTCTTATCCAGGATTTTTGTGACAGATCCTGAAAAG AGAATAACCATTCCGGAAATTAAAAAGCATCCCTGGTTTTTGAAAAACTTACCTGTCGAATTCATGGAAGAAGGACGACACGAATGCGTTGATGTAAATAACCCGAGTCAGAGCATGGAAGAAGTATTGGCAGTAATAGAGGAGGCAAGAATTGATTTGCGGGTTCCTAAGGTTGTAGCAAATTCATGTGAAGGGAGTATGGAACTTGATGAATTAGATGATGAAGATATTGAAACAAGTGGTGATTTTGTTTGTGAATTGTAA
- the LOC104215363 gene encoding serine/threonine-protein kinase SAPK1-like isoform X1: protein MERYEFVKDLGSGNFGVAKLVRDKITKELFAVKFFERGQKIDEHVQREIMNHRSLSHPNIIRFKEVLLTPTHLAIVMEYAAGGELFQRICKAGRFNEDEARFFFQQLISGVSYCHFMQICHRDLKLENTLLDGSAAPRVKICDFGYSKSSVFHSQPKSTVGTPAYVAPEILSKKEYDGKVADVWSCGVTLYVMLVGAYPFEDPSDPKNFRKTISRIFSVQYSIPQHVQISMECGHLLSRIFVTDPEKRITIPEIKKHPWFLKNLPVEFMEEGRHECVDVNNPSQSMEEVLAVIEEARIDLRVPKVVANSCEGSMELDELDDEDIETSGDFVCEL, encoded by the exons atGGAGCGTTATGAGTTTGTGAAGGATttgggttctggtaattttggagTAGCTAAGCTTGTTAGAGATAAAATTACTAAAGAGCTCTTTGCTGTGAAGTTCTTTGAAAGAGGCCAAAAG ATTGATGAACATGTACAAAGGGAAATTATGAATCATAGATCACTGAGTCATCCAAATATTATCAGATTCAAAGAG GTATTGCTGACACCTACTCATCTAGCAATAGTAATGGAGTACGCTGCAGGCGGAGAACTCTTTCAGAGGATTTGTAAAGCTGGAAGATTCAACGAAGATGAG GCCAGATTCTTCTTTCAACAATTGATATCAGGGGTTAGCTACTGCCATTTCATG CAAATCTGTCATAGAGATCTCAAATTGGAAAATACATTACTGGATGGAAGTGCTGCACCACGAGTCAAAATATGCGATTTTGGTTACTCCAAG TCATCTGTCTTTCATTCTCAACCTAAGTCCACCGTAGGGACACCAGCTTATGTTGCACCGGAGATCTTATCAAAGAAAGAATATGATGGAAAG GTGGCTGATGTTTGGTCTTGTGGAGTCACTTTATACGTAATGCTGGTTGGAGCTTATCCGTTTGAAGATCCCAGTGATCCAAAAAATTTCAGAAAGACTATTTCT AGAATATTTAGCGTCCAGTACTCAATTCCACAACATGTCCAAATCTCCATGGAGTGCGGGCATCTCTTATCCAGGATTTTTGTGACAGATCCTGAAAAG AGAATAACCATTCCGGAAATTAAAAAGCATCCCTGGTTTTTGAAAAACTTACCTGTCGAATTCATGGAAGAAGGACGACACGAATGCGTTGATGTAAATAACCCGAGTCAGAGCATGGAAGAAGTATTGGCAGTAATAGAGGAGGCAAGAATTGATTTGCGGGTTCCTAAGGTTGTAGCAAATTCATGTGAAGGGAGTATGGAACTTGATGAATTAGATGATGAAGATATTGAAACAAGTGGTGATTTTGTTTGTGAATTGTAA